From Cucumis melo cultivar AY chromosome 1, USDA_Cmelo_AY_1.0, whole genome shotgun sequence, a single genomic window includes:
- the LOC103492737 gene encoding nifU-like protein 1, chloroplastic, producing MASLTTSGLLKTPLKNSQSPANYFQYPPFAYGQHQLPVSLKRAFPGRAVRASPSNSGPSTSSSPGLYSAQKFELTIGNVDLVLEDVRPYLIADGGNVDVVSVEDGVVSLKLVGACGSCPSSTTTMKMGIERVLKEKFGDSVKEICQVYDEEPKETTPEAVNNHLDILRPAIRNYGGSVEVISINGGNCLVKYEGPESIGTGVKAAIKERFPDITNVVFSS from the exons ATGGCGTCCTTAACTACCTCCGGCCTCCTCAAAACCCCTCTTAAGAATTCCCAATCTCCTGCGAATTATTTCCAATATCCTCCTTTTGCTTATGGGCAACATCAACTACCTGTTTCCCTCAAAAGGGCTTTTCCAGGACGAGCCGTAAGAGCTTCACCTTCGAATTCGGGTCCATCCACGAGCTCCTCACCAGGGCTGTACTCCGCTCAGAAATTTGAACTGACCATTGGTAACGTGGACTTGGTTCTTGAGGACGTAAGGCCTTATCTAATTGCAGATGGAGGAAATGTCGATGTTGTTTCTGTTGAAGACGGAGTAGTTTCCCTCAAACTTGTTG GAGCATGCGGTAGCTGCCCTAGCTCAACAACCACCATGAAAATGGGGATCGAACGTGTATTAAAGGAGAAATTTGGAGATTCAGTGAAGGAAATATGCCAAGTATATGATGAAGAGCCAAAGGAGACTACACCTGAG GCAGTAAACAATCACCTTGACATATTGAGGCCAGCCATAAGGAACTACGGTGGGAGCGTGGAAGTAATATCGATCAATGGTGGCAATTGCCTGGTCAAATATGAGGGTCCTGAATCTATTGGTACAGGAGTTAAAGCAGCCATTAAGGAGAGATTCCCAGATATTACAAACGTTGTGTTTTCAAGCTAA